One Coffea arabica cultivar ET-39 chromosome 5c, Coffea Arabica ET-39 HiFi, whole genome shotgun sequence DNA window includes the following coding sequences:
- the LOC140007306 gene encoding uncharacterized protein produces the protein MESMEWEGREEQEEKENIKKIKSDGGNCEGMELAEGLEPTLFGAPSGLPGGLAMLWKQELKVKKVLFTNFTIELLIDDSEIGAEWWCIYAYASADTSIRREQWKVIARRRCIWGESWAIMGDLNDIRSNAEKWGGRQRADVSFQDFNSFINGNELVDIGYERAPWTWCNNWKREREVKERIDRILGNKWWIRKFGKANCAHIEAEASDHCILLLDTKLERKKWKRRFVFDRRWLQHGDIEEVRSLGE, from the exons ATGGAGAGTATGGAGTGGGAGGGAAGGGAGGAACAGGAAGAGAaggaaaatatcaagaaaataaaatctgATGGAGGGAACTGTGAGGGGATGGAACTAGCTGAGGGGTTGGAGCCCACCCTTTTTGGGGCTCCAAGTG GTTTGCCTGGAGGTTTGGCAATGCTGTGGAAACAGGAGTTAAAGGTTAAAAAAGTGTTGTTTACCAATTTTACTATAGAATTACTTATAGATGATAGTGAGATAGGTGCTGAATGGTGGTGCATCTATGCCTATGCTAGTGCAGATACTAGTATTAGGAGAGAACAGTGGAAGGTTATAGCTAGGAGGAGGTGCATTTGGGGGGAGTCCTGGGCAATTATGGGAGACTTGAATGACATCAGATCAAATGCTGAAAAGTGGGGTGGTAGACAAAGAGCTGATGTGAGCTTTCAAGACTTTAATTCCTTTATAAATGGTAATGAGTTGGTGGACATTGGTTATGAGAGAGCCCCCTGGACCTGGTGCAACAATtggaagagagagagggaggtgAAGGAAAGGATTGATAGGATTCTGGGAAATAAATGGTGGATAAGGAAGTTTGGGAAAGCAAATTGTGCACACATAGAGGCTGAGGCCTCTGATCACTGTATCCTGTTGTTGGATACTAAGCTTGaaaggaaaaagtggaagagGAGGTTTGTGTTTGATAGAAGATGGCTGCAACATGGTGATATAGAGGAGGTGAGGAGCTTGGGGGAGTAA